In Helicobacter bilis, a genomic segment contains:
- a CDS encoding LysE/ArgO family amino acid transporter — protein sequence MEIFLKGFLLSLSLIVAIGAQNAFIIKQGVTRNYVFVVSGICFICDVILMGLGIFGVGEFLAKNKVLNLHRICWDFICCVLWLYFFKIRIFSRLHFTTLNL from the coding sequence ATGGAGATTTTCCTAAAAGGTTTTCTTTTATCTCTTTCGCTTATTGTTGCTATTGGGGCACAAAACGCTTTTATTATTAAGCAGGGCGTAACTCGTAATTATGTTTTTGTGGTGAGTGGAATCTGCTTTATCTGCGATGTGATTCTAATGGGACTTGGGATTTTTGGGGTAGGGGAGTTTTTAGCGAAAAATAAAGTTTTAAACTTGCATCGCATCTGCTGGGATTTTATTTGTTGTGTATTATGGCTTTATTTCTTTAAAATCCGCATTTTTTCAAGATTACACTTTACAACTCTCAACCTCTAA
- a CDS encoding IceA2 protein: MAYIVKVEQGKAKIYDGGSYKRSVGSNVIACDCDDEWVACVEKKCSQAV; the protein is encoded by the coding sequence ATGGCATATATCGTAAAAGTCGAACAAGGCAAAGCAAAAATATATGATGGTGGATCTTATAAAAGATCGGTCGGGTCAAATGTAATTGCATGTGATTGTGATGATGAGTGGGTGGCATGTGTAGAGAAAAAATGTAGTCAAGCAGTATAG
- the accB gene encoding acetyl-CoA carboxylase biotin carboxyl carrier protein, whose translation MKLSEIKELIQLFNDSDLASLRLEQENFLLKLNKEGKKLKADKVIQQVAQATPAQKIEVAPATQTIESSPKPANANNADFITSPMVGTFYRSPSPGAAPYVSVGDTIKKGQTIGIVEAMKIMNEIEAEFDCKIVEIEVNDAQPVEYGTKLVMVERI comes from the coding sequence ATGAAATTATCCGAGATAAAGGAACTCATCCAGCTCTTTAATGATTCAGATCTTGCTTCACTTCGCTTGGAGCAAGAAAACTTTCTGCTAAAACTAAATAAAGAAGGTAAAAAGCTAAAAGCAGACAAAGTTATCCAGCAAGTAGCACAAGCCACACCCGCACAAAAGATAGAAGTTGCACCTGCAACACAAACAATAGAATCTAGTCCAAAACCTGCAAATGCAAATAATGCTGATTTTATCACTTCTCCTATGGTAGGCACATTTTACCGCTCACCAAGCCCGGGTGCAGCACCTTATGTAAGTGTGGGTGATACGATCAAAAAAGGACAGACAATAGGCATTGTTGAGGCGATGAAGATTATGAATGAGATTGAAGCAGAGTTTGACTGCAAGATCGTAGAGATAGAGGTAAATGACGCACAGCCTGTTGAGTATGGCACAAAGCTTGTTATGGTTGAGAGAATCTAG
- a CDS encoding autotransporter outer membrane beta-barrel domain-containing protein has product MLSAILLSQMSYANGHCSSSYTINDNSTTCDYNGIKVDSISFEGADTIFGEQNRKLTITNNSGHGYVSIGWITNNWKFFGKGYSAELEVKGAQNVSIDKIHHKNYTGGSWLHIKADNKLTINEVFFNDDGIDGSQGHIEIQAKEVNVTNLTGRKQQHINIKGMNGNADKIVVDNLAFAEDICITDSCGGTITLEGKDVVIKKTAGGNGSEGGIRAGNFVTVKGDNFYGGNIEAIGLPTAGSNSTLDLSQVTGKTFIDSFYIRTGTLKANNFHINNLTVWKSNSHSVIDTNIGKSFINNLSMEIGTSHTSDGADIRFTGGGEILNFNFIDARPTSFVRMGEIKHVNVNEMKIKEAEVNIKNGIFNTIVSQKGQTAITNGASKITANALNVNELLHLKDSSKHSGVMKIELNGSEEIKQEFDKYLNVGIDSKDLKNMSGSEIAEIIKKAESNGGANNNGTKAEDYKNASGTYITTSDGKHYLVLPDIMTNENIQNSTGQVANGGNILIEQTELTKGALNNYGKILIDDGFVDGNKPTLYLTGNLNNYNTIDMGANGHIEVTGNFNNKGKILFSIQANPNDSNNEIKNASMNIKGKATLDISPGSTGALQADIADSKTLASISSQLNNKGDKGVEYKLITAESISYTYTQGDYTTTFEKDKDKTTISTTHKDGNSGCKNNNCQTGSNGNTKQETDFTTNGKDNPWDMDKAQTDSNGNVVENGIGSTDNEGNLIQKPSQQDKQEECKKDGYCGFGNDKNATEADRGYDYAQQKMKNSFSLTYKGGSIDGKYIDIEKVVTDKEIGFKINKVDINNFIEGNTEKPLCNAESSTFDCALYMEAGGNNSWINAIKKESANSYEILKNLFYDDKSSLVFLINLDQTLAASRNLDYFLEVGRTLDTAIDHVSNLENKASTLHTLTLSMESAKLNRLARVASIHGSASSYIAMQNYQKNLEAALREAEKLKLASLDSNTNTRIAAINNIVSGNTNSNAVYRSSVATLASSSNPKGATDIQTDIGHGVQNNTQYAMQNTQNANNGVTDIQSDITTDNNSNEVWFDTLADLIMRFNNREEYPNHAWVNMLGNLNFSKTGTAQLYGFNAGYDYFVDKLQTAFGAYGGYGYGTFNGNNNGFTSNNSNNVFAGIYTRTFIENHEIDVTLNTAFSFTNERQGSQIPNFDLLNLFGDGYAYTLSNVELNATYGYAFLMKKGYIVKPFAGLSYYVLGSTNFKRDDNTKPIFAMNTDDNIRQTISVNIGIDGRKYFANQSYIFIVAQLKQDAIILQNNVDSSGTTTTSIGNIGDSVNNFNMRYKAQGYKSYVFLTGGGEYSFGRWYLNGSLSLQSSVFDKNFGLGFNIGGRVVF; this is encoded by the coding sequence GTGCTAAGTGCTATTTTACTTAGTCAAATGTCATATGCTAATGGACATTGTAGTAGTTCTTACACTATAAACGATAATAGTACGACTTGTGATTATAACGGCATAAAAGTTGATAGTATTAGCTTCGAGGGTGCCGATACAATTTTTGGAGAACAAAATAGAAAACTTACAATAACCAACAATTCAGGACATGGTTATGTAAGTATTGGCTGGATAACAAATAATTGGAAGTTTTTTGGCAAAGGCTATTCAGCAGAGTTGGAAGTAAAAGGAGCACAAAATGTCTCTATAGATAAAATTCATCATAAAAACTACACAGGTGGGAGTTGGCTACATATAAAAGCCGATAATAAACTTACTATTAACGAAGTGTTCTTTAATGATGATGGGATAGATGGTTCACAAGGGCATATTGAAATACAAGCAAAAGAAGTAAATGTAACAAATCTCACAGGTAGAAAACAGCAGCACATTAACATAAAGGGAATGAATGGAAACGCGGATAAAATAGTAGTTGATAATCTCGCTTTTGCAGAAGACATTTGTATCACAGATAGTTGCGGTGGGACAATCACACTTGAAGGTAAAGATGTCGTAATCAAAAAGACTGCAGGGGGTAATGGAAGTGAAGGTGGTATTCGAGCAGGAAACTTTGTAACGGTAAAAGGTGATAATTTTTACGGCGGCAACATAGAAGCCATAGGTTTGCCAACGGCTGGGAGTAACTCCACACTTGATTTAAGTCAAGTAACTGGTAAAACCTTTATTGATAGTTTTTACATACGCACAGGCACATTAAAGGCGAATAATTTTCACATCAATAACCTTACCGTGTGGAAAAGCAATTCCCACTCTGTAATAGATACAAATATCGGTAAAAGCTTCATCAATAATCTCTCAATGGAAATAGGCACAAGTCATACTTCAGATGGAGCAGATATTAGATTCACTGGTGGGGGTGAGATTCTAAACTTTAACTTCATCGATGCGAGACCGACTTCATTTGTGCGTATGGGTGAGATTAAGCATGTCAATGTTAATGAAATGAAAATCAAAGAAGCTGAAGTTAATATTAAAAATGGAATCTTTAATACAATAGTTTCACAAAAAGGGCAAACTGCTATCACAAACGGCGCTTCAAAAATCACGGCTAACGCCCTAAATGTCAATGAGCTTTTACACTTAAAAGACTCAAGTAAGCATAGTGGTGTTATGAAAATTGAGCTAAATGGCAGTGAAGAGATAAAACAGGAATTTGACAAATACCTAAATGTTGGCATAGATTCTAAAGATTTAAAAAATATGAGTGGGAGTGAAATAGCTGAAATCATTAAAAAAGCCGAATCAAACGGCGGTGCAAACAATAATGGCACTAAAGCAGAAGACTACAAAAACGCAAGTGGCACATATATCACAACAAGTGATGGCAAACATTATCTAGTCTTACCAGATATTATGACAAATGAGAATATTCAAAATAGCACAGGGCAAGTTGCAAATGGTGGTAATATCTTAATAGAGCAAACCGAACTCACAAAAGGTGCATTAAATAACTATGGAAAGATTCTCATAGATGATGGCTTTGTAGATGGAAATAAACCGACACTCTATCTCACAGGTAATCTCAATAACTACAATACAATAGATATGGGAGCAAATGGACATATAGAAGTAACAGGAAACTTTAATAACAAAGGTAAAATCCTTTTTAGCATTCAAGCAAATCCAAATGATTCTAATAATGAAATAAAAAATGCAAGTATGAATATCAAAGGCAAAGCAACACTTGATATATCACCCGGAAGCACAGGGGCATTACAAGCAGATATAGCAGATTCTAAGACTTTAGCAAGTATAAGCAGTCAGCTTAATAACAAAGGCGACAAAGGTGTAGAATACAAATTAATCACAGCAGAATCCATAAGCTACACCTACACACAAGGGGATTATACGACTACTTTTGAAAAAGACAAAGATAAAACAACCATAAGCACAACACATAAAGACGGCAACAGCGGTTGCAAGAACAATAACTGCCAAACAGGAAGCAATGGCAATACAAAACAAGAAACCGACTTCACAACAAATGGCAAAGATAATCCATGGGATATGGATAAAGCCCAAACAGATTCTAATGGCAATGTAGTAGAAAATGGCATAGGCTCTACTGATAATGAAGGCAATCTCATACAAAAGCCAAGCCAGCAAGATAAACAAGAAGAATGCAAGAAAGATGGTTATTGCGGCTTTGGTAATGATAAGAATGCTACTGAAGCAGACAGAGGCTATGACTACGCACAGCAAAAGATGAAAAATAGCTTTTCACTCACTTATAAAGGTGGTAGCATAGATGGTAAATATATCGATATAGAAAAAGTGGTAACAGATAAAGAGATAGGCTTTAAAATCAATAAAGTAGATATTAATAACTTTATAGAAGGCAATACAGAAAAGCCTTTATGTAATGCAGAATCTAGCACATTTGATTGTGCCTTGTATATGGAAGCAGGTGGGAATAACTCATGGATAAATGCTATTAAAAAAGAGAGTGCAAATAGCTATGAGATTCTAAAAAATCTATTCTATGATGATAAATCTTCACTTGTGTTTTTAATAAACCTAGACCAAACTCTAGCTGCTTCAAGAAATCTAGATTATTTCCTAGAAGTAGGAAGGACTCTAGATACAGCAATAGATCATGTCTCAAACCTAGAGAATAAAGCATCAACACTTCATACACTTACACTATCAATGGAGAGTGCAAAGCTAAATCGTCTAGCAAGAGTAGCTAGCATTCATGGGAGTGCTAGTAGCTATATTGCTATGCAGAACTATCAAAAGAATTTAGAAGCAGCGTTGAGGGAAGCAGAGAAACTAAAACTAGCAAGTCTAGATTCTAATACAAACACAAGAATAGCAGCTATTAATAATATAGTAAGTGGTAATACAAATAGTAATGCAGTTTATAGAAGCAGTGTAGCTACTCTAGCAAGTAGCTCAAATCCTAAAGGGGCAACAGATATACAAACGGACATAGGGCATGGGGTGCAAAATAATACACAATATGCTATGCAAAACACACAAAATGCAAACAATGGAGTAACAGATATACAAAGTGATATAACAACTGATAACAATTCAAATGAAGTATGGTTTGATACCTTAGCAGATTTAATCATGAGATTTAATAATAGAGAAGAATATCCAAATCATGCTTGGGTTAATATGCTAGGGAATCTTAACTTCTCAAAAACAGGGACAGCCCAACTTTATGGCTTTAATGCAGGATATGATTATTTTGTAGATAAACTCCAAACTGCATTTGGTGCGTATGGTGGTTATGGCTATGGCACATTTAATGGAAATAATAATGGCTTTACTTCAAATAACTCAAATAATGTGTTTGCTGGAATCTATACAAGGACTTTCATTGAAAACCATGAGATAGATGTAACGCTTAATACTGCCTTTAGCTTTACAAACGAGAGACAAGGATCACAAATTCCTAACTTTGATTTACTTAATCTCTTTGGTGATGGATATGCTTATACTCTTTCTAATGTAGAGTTAAATGCAACTTATGGTTATGCCTTTTTAATGAAAAAGGGCTATATAGTAAAACCTTTTGCAGGATTATCGTATTATGTATTAGGCTCAACTAATTTTAAAAGAGATGATAATACGAAACCTATATTTGCTATGAATACAGATGATAATATAAGACAAACTATAAGTGTAAATATAGGCATAGATGGTCGTAAATACTTTGCAAATCAAAGCTATATCTTTATAGTCGCACAATTAAAACAAGATGCAATCATTTTACAAAATAATGTAGATTCTAGTGGGACTACAACTACAAGTATAGGCAATATAGGTGATTCTGTAAATAACTTTAATATGAGATATAAAGCTCAAGGCTATAAGTCTTATGTATTCCTTACAGGTGGTGGAGAATATAGCTTTGGTAGATGGTATTTAAATGGAAGTTTGAGCTTACAAAGCAGTGTATTTGATAAAAACTTTGGCTTAGGATTTAATATTGGTGGTAGGGTTGTGTTTTAA
- the tatC gene encoding twin-arginine translocase subunit TatC: MFEELRPHLQDLRKRLMLSLLSVVICFVACFSFHEEIFTWVQTPISHAFSSGIKGKLIQVAPAEYLFVAIKVSFFAAFVISVPIVFWQLWLFVAPGLYKHEKKLILPFVFFGSFMFGLGLFFCYQVVFPLIIRYVLAFGNEVVEANIASDEYLSFFIRIMLAFGFVFELPVMAFFLGKIGLITDNTLKRSFRYAVVAIFVIAAIVTPPDVISQLLLAVPMVVLYGVAIIILKFVNPEKKEEALPPDNTKQTRKDEIQAQIEEQLKP; the protein is encoded by the coding sequence ATGTTTGAGGAGTTGAGACCACATTTGCAAGACTTGAGAAAGCGACTTATGCTTTCTCTCTTAAGTGTTGTGATTTGCTTTGTAGCTTGTTTTAGTTTCCATGAAGAGATTTTTACATGGGTGCAAACGCCAATTTCACACGCTTTTAGCAGTGGTATCAAAGGCAAACTTATACAAGTAGCCCCAGCAGAATACCTTTTTGTAGCCATTAAAGTCAGCTTTTTTGCAGCATTTGTAATTTCTGTGCCGATTGTATTTTGGCAGTTATGGCTTTTTGTTGCACCGGGCTTATACAAGCACGAAAAAAAGCTTATTTTACCCTTTGTATTTTTTGGTAGTTTTATGTTTGGCTTGGGGCTATTTTTTTGTTATCAAGTCGTATTTCCACTTATCATTCGCTATGTGCTTGCCTTTGGTAATGAAGTCGTTGAAGCAAACATTGCAAGTGATGAATATCTATCATTTTTTATTCGCATTATGCTTGCTTTTGGTTTTGTGTTTGAATTGCCTGTTATGGCTTTTTTCTTAGGTAAAATTGGGCTTATCACAGATAATACGCTGAAGCGATCATTCCGCTACGCAGTTGTAGCTATCTTTGTAATCGCAGCGATTGTAACGCCCCCGGATGTCATTTCGCAGCTACTACTTGCCGTGCCTATGGTTGTGCTATATGGTGTTGCCATTATTATTCTTAAGTTTGTGAATCCAGAGAAAAAAGAAGAAGCCCTGCCACCAGATAACACAAAGCAAACTCGCAAAGATGAGATACAAGCACAGATAGAAGAGCAGTTAAAACCTTGA
- a CDS encoding TonB-dependent receptor domain-containing protein has product MLQTRKILAGVAICCVAQTLSYALDSNTPQEDNTESYKLNAVTTTSKLKGYETSTKTFITADDLEKTQALNLRDIFKKDPSIAVGGGANMGQKIYVRGFESFMMRVTLDGAAQNGNAFHHQGNVMVDPSLLKRVVVSKGVSDASSGPGGLAGSIAFETKDASDFLKAGEKFGAEIGTGFFTNLGYKANLNVYSRLFSDVGILASINHQNVLNYRDAKHTYKNFLTMNNPVLGSNSMQTNVLLKVGGQVDSNQRFSVGYSVINDDATRPFRSNVGDVAGEHFADHLFRHKNQNQSFTANYEYKPEHGGTSIKLAAYHNAKNVNLTPLFTEDHNHGSGGGTGGHDHDESSSRAIVLDNYGANARLSNQLNEDHLFEYGFDFQGMSVRDDNMQDSEKNQTNLKHNRGREEAYIYGGFVQDSWQILDNLTWGYGSRADFYYYFDKNKQDHFTGGVSPSTVLTYSVIDGFDISAKYAFSTRGAMPGDATLLRDTKVEISPNLKSEYSNHGEITLDYVNDFMSFKFAVYAGNILNFINSYAKGATGGGTRQGVRENLNFPLINYGFEIGSAFYYDRFTLDLGVARNWLTAGGEGKGALLADTYELGATWGYTFMVGLRYDADMFDIAWVTRCATGFKKGTIGYNIYQKQFEDIGKDGYSVSDLYVNYYPLGKDKLTLRFSILNVFNAYYMDPTSPLKVEADNSANEAINKIRTALYEPGTDYRFEVRYRF; this is encoded by the coding sequence ATGTTACAAACACGCAAGATACTTGCGGGTGTGGCGATATGTTGTGTAGCTCAAACCTTAAGCTATGCACTAGATTCTAACACACCGCAAGAAGACAATACAGAATCTTACAAGCTAAACGCCGTTACTACGACAAGTAAGCTAAAAGGCTATGAAACAAGCACAAAGACTTTCATCACTGCTGATGATTTGGAAAAGACACAAGCCCTAAATCTTAGAGACATTTTCAAAAAAGATCCTAGCATTGCTGTGGGTGGTGGTGCGAATATGGGACAAAAGATTTATGTGCGAGGGTTTGAGAGCTTTATGATGAGAGTAACGCTTGATGGGGCGGCACAAAATGGCAATGCCTTTCATCATCAAGGCAATGTTATGGTTGATCCATCGTTGTTAAAAAGAGTGGTGGTAAGCAAGGGCGTAAGCGATGCGAGTAGCGGACCGGGTGGGCTTGCTGGGTCTATTGCCTTTGAGACAAAAGATGCGAGTGATTTTTTAAAAGCTGGGGAGAAGTTTGGTGCTGAAATTGGCACAGGCTTTTTTACAAACTTAGGCTATAAGGCAAATCTTAATGTATATAGTCGGCTTTTTAGTGATGTAGGCATTTTGGCAAGTATAAATCATCAAAATGTGCTAAATTATCGCGATGCAAAGCATACTTATAAAAACTTTCTCACGATGAATAACCCCGTGCTAGGCAGTAACTCAATGCAAACGAATGTGCTTTTAAAAGTTGGGGGACAAGTAGATTCTAATCAAAGGTTTTCGGTTGGTTATAGTGTGATAAATGATGATGCGACTCGCCCGTTTCGATCAAATGTCGGCGATGTGGCAGGGGAGCATTTTGCAGATCATTTATTTCGACATAAGAATCAAAATCAAAGCTTTACTGCAAACTATGAATACAAACCAGAGCATGGCGGCACTTCTATAAAACTTGCCGCATATCACAATGCAAAGAATGTGAATCTCACACCACTTTTTACAGAAGATCACAATCATGGTAGTGGTGGCGGGACTGGCGGACATGATCATGATGAAAGTTCATCTCGTGCTATCGTGCTTGATAACTATGGTGCAAATGCAAGACTAAGCAATCAGCTAAATGAAGATCATTTGTTTGAATATGGCTTTGACTTTCAAGGTATGAGTGTGCGTGATGATAATATGCAAGATAGTGAAAAAAATCAAACTAATTTAAAACATAATAGAGGCAGGGAAGAGGCATATATCTATGGTGGATTTGTGCAGGATAGCTGGCAGATTCTAGACAATCTTACTTGGGGTTATGGTAGCAGGGCGGATTTTTACTACTATTTTGATAAGAATAAACAGGATCATTTCACGGGCGGGGTAAGCCCTAGCACCGTGCTTACTTATAGTGTGATTGATGGGTTTGATATCAGTGCAAAGTATGCTTTCAGCACAAGAGGGGCAATGCCCGGCGATGCGACACTTTTGCGTGATACAAAAGTGGAGATAAGCCCAAATCTCAAATCAGAATACTCAAATCATGGTGAAATCACACTTGATTATGTAAATGACTTTATGAGTTTTAAATTTGCAGTGTATGCAGGAAATATTCTAAACTTTATTAATAGCTATGCAAAAGGTGCAACAGGGGGTGGCACAAGACAAGGGGTAAGAGAGAATCTAAACTTTCCACTTATTAATTACGGCTTTGAGATTGGCTCGGCGTTTTATTATGATAGATTCACACTTGATTTAGGTGTAGCTAGAAATTGGCTTACTGCTGGAGGTGAGGGCAAGGGGGCATTACTTGCTGATACTTACGAGCTTGGGGCGACTTGGGGTTATACCTTTATGGTTGGATTGCGATATGATGCGGATATGTTTGATATAGCTTGGGTTACTCGATGTGCGACAGGCTTTAAGAAAGGCACAATAGGCTATAATATCTATCAAAAGCAGTTTGAAGACATTGGTAAAGATGGGTATAGTGTGTCAGATTTATATGTGAATTACTATCCGCTTGGCAAAGACAAGCTTACTTTGCGATTTAGCATTTTAAATGTTTTTAACGCTTATTATATGGATCCTACTTCGCCACTAAAAGTTGAAGCAGATAATAGTGCAAATGAAGCTATTAATAAAATCCGCACGGCTTTATATGAACCCGGCACAGACTATCGCTTTGAAGTGAGATATAGGTTTTAA
- a CDS encoding acetyl-CoA carboxylase biotin carboxylase subunit: protein MGNAKTTESKQQDTNENSGVVKKKLQRILIANRGEIALRAIRTIQEMGKQAIAIHSIADKDTHYLEVADAKVCIGGEKSSESYLNIPAIMSAADLFEADAIFPGYGFLSENQNFVEICEHHNIEFIGPSKEVMMIMSDKSKAKDCMKEAGVPVIVGSDGALKSYKEALEVADKIGYPVILKAAAGGGGRGMRVVPDKGLLKNLYLAAESEALSAFGDGTIYMEKFINKPKHIEVQILADKHGNVVHIGERDCSMQRRQQKLIEETPAVVLSDEVRKNLLDTAIKAAKHIKYVGAGTFEFLLDSNNKDFYFMEMNTRLQVEHTVSEMVSGLDLVEWMIRIAEGEKLPSQDSITFKGHSIECRITAEDPEKFYPCPGKITEWIAPGGANVRLDTHAYGGYVVPMFYDSMIGKLIVWGATRQEAIKRMKRALKEFKIAGIKTTIPFHIKMMDNKDFEDSRIYTKYLETEYKLG from the coding sequence ATGGGTAATGCAAAGACAACAGAGAGTAAGCAGCAAGACACAAATGAAAATAGTGGCGTTGTAAAAAAGAAATTGCAACGCATTCTTATCGCAAATCGTGGTGAGATTGCCCTGCGTGCTATACGCACGATTCAAGAGATGGGAAAACAAGCTATTGCGATACACTCTATCGCTGATAAAGATACACATTATCTTGAAGTAGCCGATGCGAAAGTGTGTATTGGTGGGGAAAAAAGCAGTGAAAGCTATCTCAATATCCCAGCGATTATGAGTGCAGCGGATTTATTTGAAGCAGATGCGATATTTCCCGGATATGGCTTTTTGAGTGAGAATCAAAACTTTGTTGAGATTTGCGAACATCATAATATTGAGTTTATCGGTCCTAGCAAAGAAGTAATGATGATAATGAGTGATAAATCAAAGGCAAAAGACTGCATGAAAGAAGCAGGTGTGCCTGTGATTGTAGGGAGTGATGGGGCATTAAAAAGCTATAAAGAAGCCTTAGAGGTAGCGGATAAAATCGGCTATCCTGTCATACTCAAAGCCGCAGCAGGTGGTGGTGGCAGGGGTATGCGTGTCGTGCCTGATAAAGGGCTTTTAAAGAATCTATATTTAGCTGCTGAAAGCGAGGCATTAAGTGCATTTGGCGATGGCACAATTTATATGGAAAAGTTTATCAATAAGCCAAAGCATATTGAAGTGCAGATTCTAGCTGATAAGCATGGCAATGTCGTGCATATTGGCGAGAGAGATTGCTCTATGCAGAGACGACAGCAAAAATTGATTGAAGAGACTCCTGCAGTTGTCTTAAGTGATGAGGTAAGGAAGAATTTGCTTGATACCGCCATTAAAGCCGCCAAGCATATTAAATATGTAGGTGCAGGGACTTTTGAATTTCTACTAGATTCTAATAATAAAGATTTTTACTTTATGGAGATGAATACGCGTTTGCAAGTCGAACACACCGTGAGTGAGATGGTAAGCGGACTTGATTTGGTAGAGTGGATGATACGCATAGCAGAAGGCGAGAAGCTACCTAGTCAAGATTCTATTACATTTAAAGGGCATAGCATAGAGTGCAGAATCACAGCAGAAGATCCAGAGAAGTTTTATCCATGCCCGGGTAAAATCACAGAGTGGATTGCCCCGGGTGGTGCGAATGTAAGGCTTGATACACATGCTTATGGTGGCTATGTCGTGCCTATGTTTTATGATTCTATGATTGGCAAACTCATTGTGTGGGGTGCGACACGACAAGAAGCTATAAAACGCATGAAACGCGCCCTAAAAGAGTTTAAAATCGCAGGGATTAAAACGACTATTCCATTCCACATAAAGATGATGGATAATAAAGACTTTGAAGATTCCAGAATCTATACAAAATACTTAGAGACGGAATATAAACTTGGCTAG
- a CDS encoding ABC transporter permease, with amino-acid sequence MQYSNSKTPSLLFMRWRSFYAHKMARFSLFCFIFIFIMSLFAPFLANDKPLLIYKNNSFYFPIFIDYSEVEFGGDFYTTPDYKDPYVRNLFANDLILYPLIEYAADSIDWDLKGIPPTPPNREHILGTDDQGRDVCARLLYGLRTSLLFGIILSVCSVCIGVLIGGMQGYYGGLIDLFGQRALEIWSGMPTLFVIIIVSSFILPTFWIILGIVLLFSWTSIVGVVRAEFLRARTQDYVKASKVLGFSDLHIMFVHILPNALIATITYLPFITIGSITTLATLDFLGFGMPLGSASLGELLNQGKNNIQAPHLGIAGFLVMSIVLSLLVFIGEGVRVAFSESKH; translated from the coding sequence ATGCAATACAGCAACAGCAAAACACCATCATTACTTTTTATGCGTTGGCGTTCATTTTACGCACATAAAATGGCTAGATTCTCGCTTTTTTGTTTTATTTTTATCTTTATTATGAGTTTATTCGCACCATTTTTAGCAAATGATAAGCCCTTACTTATTTATAAAAACAATTCGTTTTATTTTCCTATTTTTATAGATTATAGTGAAGTTGAATTTGGCGGGGATTTTTATACGACACCAGATTATAAAGACCCATATGTTAGGAATCTTTTTGCAAATGATTTGATACTTTATCCTTTGATAGAATATGCTGCTGATAGTATCGACTGGGATCTAAAAGGCATACCGCCTACACCACCAAACAGGGAGCATATTTTAGGGACTGATGATCAAGGCAGAGATGTTTGTGCGAGATTATTATATGGCTTACGCACTTCACTGCTTTTTGGGATAATTTTGAGTGTGTGTAGCGTGTGTATTGGCGTTCTTATCGGTGGTATGCAGGGCTATTATGGTGGGCTTATTGATTTATTTGGGCAGAGGGCTTTAGAGATTTGGAGTGGTATGCCGACACTATTTGTGATTATTATTGTATCAAGCTTTATACTGCCGACATTTTGGATTATTTTGGGTATTGTGCTGCTTTTTAGCTGGACTAGTATTGTGGGTGTGGTGCGTGCGGAGTTTTTAAGGGCAAGGACACAGGATTATGTTAAGGCTTCAAAGGTTTTGGGCTTTAGTGATTTACATATTATGTTTGTGCATATTCTGCCTAATGCTTTAATTGCGACTATTACTTATTTGCCTTTTATTACTATCGGTAGTATTACGACACTTGCTACGCTTGATTTTTTAGGCTTTGGTATGCCACTTGGGAGTGCAAGTTTAGGGGAGCTACTCAATCAAGGTAAAAATAATATACAAGCACCACATTTGGGTATAGCTGGATTTCTTGTTATGTCTATTGTGCTATCTTTGCTTGTATTTATTGGAGAGGGGGTAAGGGTAGCTTTTAGTGAGAGTAAGCATTAA